The following coding sequences lie in one Amycolatopsis cihanbeyliensis genomic window:
- a CDS encoding non-ribosomal peptide synthetase — protein MTNSLRDLLEGVAAGAVTEEEAAPLLRELLTMAEQEQEQEPEEPKEYPLTRGQAALWAIHQNAPGTVSYNLPLALRLRPDVDLTLLERALDTVVRRYPSLRVNLRLDREGPVQVVAERGLTVTELDLTAVAEPELPDRVRQLVRTPFDLETEPLYRAYFLRTPAQPVLLLVFHHLITDGVSSHLLLRDILAAYDGLTASGAVPPAEPATPYREFVYWQRELLAGPEADRHREFWLRKLEGAASAPVVDAIADRRRTGPPSYAGESLQLDVDEATLTAVRTRAAELGLTPFSIVFGAFVLLLHRHSGQRDISVLVPTDGRAAHRFDRTVGYLINPVVLRTACPRGQTCRELFQGIHEELLAAEDHSAYPYAAVVDDLRRASRTDTEFTIGFYLQQGVGRDLDMAREQTLFTEALPLTQEGEGDLVVEFVVRDRQALIHFKYDPELFDPGTAARLAEQYRELVAGLTAVDPDAEPAAIDPHTPAERTLLERVNATDAGYPAGVTAADLVLDRAERTPDKTAIVDAESSVDYRELARRVELLAGWLRAEGHTPGSLIGISVDRRADLVVALLAVLRAGCAYVPLDPEFPEQRREFIRTDAGIGTVLTQSTLDRIDWAAPPHPLPDDRHGELAYVLYTSGSTGRPKGVQIGHDSLVNFLTSMAREPGCTERDHILALTTVGFDIAALELLLPLTRGGTVEIVPAWLARDGVALAGHLAASAATIVQATPATWRMLLAAGWDRPLAGKILCGGEALPAELAEQLLSRCAEVWNMYGPTETTIWSSISRVRPGAPVTVGTPIANTTFHLRDEHGHPVPFGAAGELWIGGDGLARGYLGRPELTAERFVTDPRSGARMFRTGDLGRFRQDGSVELLGRADRQVKLRGYRIEPGEVESALRRTGLVDEARVLLREDFAGHEGLVGFVTVTEPRPDLEALLRERLAEWLPGYMIPARLLPLAAFPQTPNAKIDLAPLRDRALDEIVGRFGIDLAPEPAPAPEPPDRTDSLGAGLRELVAEIAGAEPAELAVDTPLGDYGFDSIRFTRLSVGLRERFGIEVPPTTFYGYPTLRELTAHLVGKHGAARTTPAAPAPPAAAGYPPVAIIGVGGSLPDSDTLEEFWAHLAAGRDLIRPYPLQRGFSRSLFAEHAAGAPDAFPGAYLRDVEGFDAGLFRISPREAAQMDPQHRLLLQAAHQAMQDAGYPPAELSGSRTGVFVGLSGADYFSLLGYEREADDHFLIGNVASVAANRISYLFDFHGQSATYDTACSSSLVAIHRAARALQAGDCETALAGGANLLLSPYGFVGLQRAGMLSPDGRCKTFDERADGYGRGEGVALLLLKRLDRARADGDPVHGVLIGSAENHDGRTQSLTAPSPRAQSDVVVRAHEAAEVSPASIGYVEAHGTGTQLGDPIEVDGLKEAFGRLLDRWSLPPEAARIALGSVKSNIGHLEASAGVAGVLKVLLAMRHRTLPGLVHLAQPNPMIDLTGTPLEFQQKTTPWQPRRDGTAADWPRRAGVSSFGMGGSNVHVVLEEASAA, from the coding sequence ATGACGAACTCGTTGCGGGACCTGCTGGAAGGCGTGGCCGCGGGCGCGGTGACCGAGGAGGAGGCCGCGCCGCTGCTGCGGGAACTGCTCACCATGGCGGAGCAGGAACAGGAGCAGGAACCGGAGGAGCCGAAGGAGTACCCGCTCACCCGCGGGCAGGCCGCGCTGTGGGCCATCCACCAGAACGCCCCCGGCACCGTGTCCTACAACCTGCCGCTCGCCCTGCGGCTGCGGCCGGACGTGGACCTCACCCTGCTGGAGCGGGCGCTGGACACGGTGGTGCGCCGCTACCCGAGCCTGCGCGTCAACCTGCGGCTGGACCGGGAGGGGCCGGTGCAGGTGGTCGCCGAGCGCGGGCTCACCGTCACCGAACTGGACCTCACGGCGGTCGCCGAGCCGGAGCTGCCGGACCGGGTCCGGCAGCTCGTGCGCACCCCGTTCGACCTGGAGACCGAGCCGCTGTACCGGGCCTACTTCCTGCGCACGCCCGCGCAACCGGTGCTGCTGCTGGTGTTCCACCACCTGATCACCGACGGGGTGTCCAGCCACCTGCTGCTGCGGGACATCCTCGCCGCCTACGACGGCCTCACCGCGAGCGGCGCCGTCCCGCCGGCCGAGCCGGCGACACCGTACCGGGAGTTCGTGTACTGGCAACGGGAACTGCTCGCCGGGCCGGAGGCGGACCGGCACCGGGAGTTCTGGCTGCGCAAGCTGGAAGGGGCCGCGAGCGCCCCGGTGGTGGACGCGATCGCCGACCGCCGCCGGACCGGCCCGCCCAGCTATGCCGGGGAGAGCCTGCAACTGGACGTGGACGAGGCCACCCTGACCGCGGTGCGCACCCGGGCCGCGGAGCTGGGTCTGACCCCGTTCAGCATCGTGTTCGGCGCGTTCGTCCTGCTGCTGCACCGGCACAGCGGGCAGCGGGACATCAGCGTGCTGGTGCCGACCGACGGCCGCGCCGCGCACCGGTTCGACCGCACCGTCGGCTACCTGATCAACCCGGTGGTGCTGCGCACCGCCTGCCCGCGCGGGCAGACCTGCCGCGAGCTGTTCCAGGGCATCCACGAGGAACTGCTGGCGGCCGAGGACCACAGCGCCTACCCCTACGCCGCCGTGGTGGACGACCTGCGCCGGGCCAGCCGCACGGACACCGAGTTCACCATCGGCTTCTACCTGCAGCAGGGGGTCGGCAGGGACCTCGACATGGCGCGGGAACAGACCCTGTTCACCGAGGCCCTTCCGCTGACCCAGGAGGGCGAGGGCGACCTGGTCGTCGAGTTCGTGGTGCGGGACCGCCAGGCACTGATCCACTTCAAGTACGACCCCGAGCTGTTCGATCCCGGTACGGCGGCCCGGCTCGCCGAGCAGTACCGCGAGCTCGTCGCCGGGCTCACCGCCGTGGACCCGGACGCGGAGCCGGCTGCGATCGACCCGCACACCCCGGCCGAGCGCACGCTGCTGGAGCGGGTGAACGCCACCGATGCCGGCTACCCCGCCGGGGTCACCGCGGCGGACCTGGTGCTGGACCGGGCCGAGCGCACCCCGGACAAGACCGCGATCGTGGACGCCGAGTCCAGTGTGGACTATCGTGAACTGGCCAGGAGGGTGGAGCTGCTGGCCGGGTGGCTGCGGGCCGAGGGGCACACGCCGGGCTCGCTGATCGGGATCTCCGTGGACCGCAGGGCCGACCTGGTGGTCGCGCTGCTCGCGGTGCTGCGCGCGGGATGCGCCTACGTGCCGCTCGACCCGGAGTTCCCCGAGCAGCGGCGCGAGTTCATCCGTACCGACGCCGGAATCGGCACGGTGCTCACCCAGTCCACACTGGACCGGATCGACTGGGCGGCCCCGCCGCACCCGCTACCGGACGACCGGCACGGTGAGCTGGCCTACGTGCTCTACACCTCCGGCTCGACCGGTCGCCCCAAGGGTGTGCAGATCGGGCACGACAGCCTGGTGAACTTCCTGACCTCGATGGCGCGTGAGCCCGGCTGCACCGAGCGCGACCATATCCTCGCGCTCACCACGGTCGGGTTCGACATCGCCGCGCTGGAACTGCTGCTGCCGCTGACCCGCGGCGGCACCGTGGAGATCGTGCCCGCCTGGCTGGCGCGGGACGGGGTGGCGCTCGCCGGACACCTTGCCGCCTCCGCCGCCACCATCGTGCAGGCCACCCCCGCCACCTGGCGGATGCTGCTGGCCGCGGGCTGGGACCGGCCGCTGGCGGGCAAGATCCTCTGCGGTGGCGAGGCGTTGCCTGCCGAACTCGCCGAGCAACTGCTCAGCCGCTGCGCCGAGGTGTGGAACATGTACGGCCCGACCGAGACCACGATCTGGTCCTCGATCAGCAGGGTCCGTCCCGGCGCGCCGGTCACCGTCGGGACGCCGATCGCGAACACCACCTTCCACCTGCGGGACGAGCACGGCCACCCGGTGCCGTTCGGGGCCGCGGGCGAGCTGTGGATCGGCGGGGACGGGCTGGCCCGCGGCTACCTCGGGCGGCCGGAGCTCACCGCGGAGCGGTTCGTCACCGATCCGCGCTCCGGTGCGCGGATGTTCCGCACCGGGGACCTCGGGCGGTTCCGCCAGGACGGCAGCGTGGAGTTGCTCGGCAGGGCGGACCGGCAGGTGAAGCTGCGCGGTTACCGGATCGAGCCGGGCGAGGTGGAGTCCGCGCTGCGCCGCACCGGGCTGGTCGACGAGGCGCGGGTGTTGCTGCGCGAGGACTTCGCCGGGCACGAGGGCCTTGTCGGGTTCGTCACGGTCACCGAGCCGCGTCCGGACCTGGAGGCGTTGCTGCGGGAGCGGCTCGCCGAATGGTTGCCCGGGTACATGATCCCGGCCCGGCTGCTGCCGCTGGCGGCGTTCCCGCAGACCCCGAACGCCAAGATCGACCTGGCACCGCTGCGGGACCGGGCACTGGACGAGATCGTGGGCCGCTTCGGCATCGACCTAGCGCCCGAGCCCGCGCCCGCACCCGAACCGCCGGACCGCACGGACTCCCTCGGCGCGGGGCTGCGCGAGCTGGTCGCGGAGATCGCCGGGGCGGAGCCTGCCGAGCTGGCCGTGGACACCCCGCTCGGGGACTACGGCTTCGACTCGATCCGGTTCACCCGGCTCAGCGTGGGCCTGCGGGAACGGTTCGGCATCGAGGTGCCGCCGACGACCTTCTACGGGTACCCGACCCTGCGCGAGCTGACCGCGCACCTGGTGGGCAAACACGGCGCGGCCCGCACGACCCCGGCGGCGCCCGCACCGCCCGCCGCCGCGGGGTACCCGCCGGTGGCGATCATCGGCGTCGGCGGCAGCCTGCCCGACTCCGACACGCTCGAGGAGTTCTGGGCACACCTGGCCGCGGGCCGGGACCTGATCCGGCCGTACCCGCTGCAGCGCGGGTTCTCCCGGTCGCTGTTCGCCGAGCACGCCGCGGGCGCGCCGGACGCCTTCCCCGGCGCCTACCTGCGGGACGTGGAGGGTTTCGACGCCGGGTTGTTCCGCATCTCGCCGCGGGAAGCCGCGCAGATGGATCCGCAGCACCGGCTGCTGCTGCAGGCCGCGCACCAGGCGATGCAGGACGCGGGCTACCCGCCGGCGGAGCTGTCCGGTTCCCGTACCGGCGTGTTCGTCGGGCTCAGCGGCGCCGACTACTTCAGCCTGCTCGGTTACGAGCGGGAGGCCGACGACCACTTCCTGATCGGCAACGTGGCCTCGGTCGCCGCCAACCGGATCTCCTACCTGTTCGACTTCCACGGGCAGAGCGCCACCTACGACACCGCCTGTTCCAGCTCGCTGGTCGCCATTCACCGCGCCGCGCGGGCACTGCAGGCGGGCGACTGCGAGACGGCGCTGGCCGGTGGGGCGAACCTGCTGCTGTCCCCGTACGGCTTCGTCGGGTTGCAGCGCGCCGGGATGCTCAGCCCGGACGGCCGCTGCAAGACCTTCGACGAGCGGGCCGACGGGTACGGCCGCGGCGAGGGGGTCGCGCTGCTGCTGCTCAAGCGGCTGGACCGGGCGCGCGCCGACGGCGACCCGGTGCACGGCGTGCTCATCGGGTCGGCGGAGAACCACGACGGCCGCACCCAGTCGCTGACCGCGCCGAGCCCCCGGGCGCAGAGCGATGTGGTGGTGCGGGCGCACGAGGCGGCCGAGGTGTCCCCGGCCTCGATCGGCTACGTCGAGGCGCACGGCACCGGAACCCAGCTCGGCGACCCGATCGAGGTGGACGGGCTGAAGGAGGCGTTCGGCAGGCTGCTCGACCGCTGGAGCCTGCCCCCCGAGGCAGCCCGGATCGCGCTCGGCTCGGTGAAGAGCAACATCGGGCACCTCGAGGCCTCCGCCGGTGTCGCGGGTGTGCTCAAGGTGCTGCTGGCCATGCGGCACCGGACCCTGCCGGGGCTGGTGCACCTCGCCCAGCCCAACCCGATGATCGATCTGACCGGCACCCCGCTGGAGTTCCAGCAGAAGACGACCCCGTGGCAGCCCCGGCGGGACGGCACCGCGGCGGACTGGCCGCGGCGCGCCGGGGTCAGCTCGTTCGGCATGGGTGGCAGCAACGTGCACGTCGTGCTCGAGGAGGCATCCGCAGCGTGA